The Archocentrus centrarchus isolate MPI-CPG fArcCen1 chromosome 12, fArcCen1, whole genome shotgun sequence genome includes a window with the following:
- the arid6 gene encoding AT-rich interaction domain 6 translates to METQVQMKMAHSEFQEDKPKEAVEEITEDQFLKNLYLFMKKRDTPIERIPHLGFKQIDLFVMFKTVNDLGGYHQVTAQQLWKQVYNTLGGNPRSTSAATCTRRHYEKLLLPYECHVKGISMRSVLPHHQPKPFHFTGCSEIDDGQRPPKRRVIAIPGPQNPHNLQVDQHRSLFPLPLHYPPYYQPSQTALPPYIPIPPSVLPTQFPPPPKPQFPYTPTCLNSAVGVREPLKHLRYLAEQYKTSSGLAEPLNLSIKASAQETSINPVSSFSPPNPKFLNKPSTLYTHHRAGVLTKEGRETQDSESSEGVTPSPLTIEVQEAHVIDDNVVTPSSSPVYDSALPLGTANDPAAMAQKPSSPKIDLTAESKEEAEERPEEMGLNLSQILPRLPQEKDGKMEIEIPLSMFHKLLKMCQSSAMIHESKAPLPTQEQHSERRKWPNTDTFPTNPTFHMNPHHQNSALSLRNVPNPTQMNSSHNNKSQNYLTSAKPLPSADVLKNAASQDILSYDQQDINKLYKSSDSWYAHESATQSSPFEVESDSSPPREQEFASKFYNDIQGGKQKTELGSSSVLMLNSSSSSLLQLTTEEVMKLKKIISSSS, encoded by the exons ATGGAAACACAG GTACAAATGAAAATGGCACATAGTGAATTTCAAGAGGACAAACCCAAAGAAGCAGTGGAGGAAATCACGGAGGATCAATTCCTCAAAAACCTCTACCTTTTTATGAAGAAGAGAGATACACCCATAGAAAGGATCCCACATCTGGGCTTCAAACAAA TTGATTTATTTGTGATGTTCAAGACTGTCAATGACTTGGGTGGCTACCACCAG GTGACTGCTCAGCAATTGTGGAAACAAGTTTACAATACACTTGGTGGAAACCCTCGAAGTACAAGTGCAGCCACCTGTACCCGCAGGCACTATGAGAA GTTGCTGCTGCCGTACGAATGCCATGTGAAAGGCATATCAATGAGGTCCGTGCTGCCTCATCATCAACCAAAGCCGTTCCACTTTACCGGCTGCAGTGAAATCGATGATGGCCAGAGACCACCCAAACGCAGGGTGATAGCTATACCAGGGCCCCAG AACCCTCATAACCTCCAGGTAGACCAACACAGGAGTCTCTTCCCTCTGCCTCTCCACTACCCTCCCTACTACCAACCAAGCCAGACAGCTCTGCCCCCCTACATCCCTATTCCCCCCTCAGTGTTGCCAACACAATTCCCCCCTCCTCCCAAGCCCCAATTCCCTTACACTCCAACTTGTCTAAACTCAGCAGTCGGGGTAAGGGAGCCATTAAAGCACTTGCGTTACCTGGCAGAGCAGTACAAGACCTCATCTGGATTGGCTGAGCCCCTGAACCTCAGCATTAAAGCTTCAGCCCAGGAGACCAGCATCAACCCTGTCTCATCATTCTCCCCACCCAACCCGAAGTTTCTGAACAAACCATCCACACTATACACCCATCATCGTGCCGGGGTCCTGACAAAGGAAGGACGTGAGACACAAGACAGTGAGTCAAGTGAAGGAGTCACACCCTCTCCATTAACCATAGAAGTACAGGAGGCACACGTCATTGATGACAACGTGGTGACACCATCAAGCAGCCCCGTATATGACTCTGCTCTGCCGCTGGGAACAGCTAATGATCCTGCTGCAATGGCACAAAAACCCAGCTCTCCGAAAATAGACCTTACAGCTGAgtcaaaagaagaagcagaggagAGACCAGAAGAGATGGGGCTCAACCTTAGTCAAATACTGCCCAGGCTTCCACAAGAGAAGGATGGCAAGATGGAAATTGAGATACCCCTGTCAATGTTTCATAAATTGCTCAAGATGTGTCAGTCCTCAGCAATGATACATGAAAGTAAGGCTCCTCTTCCCACTCAGGAGCAACACTCTGAACGAAGGAAATGGCCCAACACAGACACTTTTCCCACCAACCCGACATTTCACATGAATCCCCATCACCAGAATTCAGCTCTAAGTCTGAGAAATGTGCCAAACCCCACTCAGATGAACAGCAGTCACAACAATAAAAGCCAAAATTATTTGACGAGCGCCAAGCCTTTGCCTTCAGCTGATGTTCTGAAAAATGCAGCCAGCCAGGACATCTTGTCATATGATCAGCAGGATATTAATAAGTTATACAAGTCATCAGATTCCTGGTATGCCCACGAGAGTGCGACCCAGTCTTCCCCCTTTGAGGTGGAAAGCGACTCTAGCCCACCCAGGGAGCAAGAGTTTGCTTCTAAATTCTACAACGACATCCAGGGAGGGAAGCAGAAGACGGAGCTGGGGTCTTCATCTGTGCTCATGCTCAATTCCAGCTCCAGTTCTCTGTTACAGCTCACCACCGAAGAAGTCATGAAGCTAAAGAAAATCATATCCAGCTCATCGTAG